From the Xenorhabdus ishibashii genome, one window contains:
- a CDS encoding fimbria/pilus outer membrane usher protein, protein MRLIIPAVYRLLLLMLVMPAIGYASEYFDLNALEIDDPSAPPPDLSYFAEKGGSAPGTYRVAIRVNDQDKGTQNIQFVIGTGKKLQPVLSVQQLMDWGINTSAFPDLEPEGQLSDLSDVIPYASTSFQVSQQTLLITVPQAAMATIAGDAIDSSLWQQGESALWASYDLNGINTWGKNSSGANNFYMNLRSGLNWGNWRLRNYSTYYRNFGRNKNSRDKSRWENLSTSLQRDIHVLKSQLVVGETNTQGDLFSGFAFRGMTLMSDDNMLPDSQRGFAPVVRGIAESNAQITIRQNGYIIYQVNVPPGAFVIDDLYPTSSGGNLDVVIREADGRERHFVQPFSSIPVMLREGNLKYNFTMGEYRNSLAGADQPFFMQSEIYYGLPYATTLYGGMLLSSKYQAYAVGIGYSLGYWGSLAFDITQSQVDIINQGQQRGWGYRAQYTKDFEQTGTNLSLTSHYYPSPHFYQFQDVNTRGAYDELSHQNKHKFQFTLSQSLSDYGSLYFSGYVQNDWESRNTTRSLNVGYSVNHANIHYTLNYTQNRSSGDTMADNQLAFNIQIPLDRWLPDSWATYSINHNRRGDINQSIGLSGTGLGRLNYSLQQNHSNDGQGTSSDINLNYKGCYGVLSGGYHYGDDSQQMSYGLRGGVVAHRHGLTLSQPLGETIVLVKTSGATGVKVTGYSGVETDGHGYAVLPYVSPYHRNRIALLPDSFGEGVEIGSNIQTVIPTQGAMVLADFQTRIGRRVLFTLTYQGNPIPFGAIATLNEENTLRSLTANQGIVGNGGEVYFGGVPEQGELFVQWGSGQFEQCKARFLLPKSKAMVISTNVDCHP, encoded by the coding sequence ATGCGTTTGATTATTCCTGCTGTTTACCGGTTGTTGTTGTTGATGCTGGTAATGCCTGCTATTGGGTATGCCAGTGAATATTTTGATCTTAATGCGTTGGAAATCGATGATCCCTCCGCTCCACCGCCTGATTTAAGTTATTTTGCAGAAAAAGGGGGTAGTGCACCAGGAACATACAGAGTTGCTATCCGTGTTAATGATCAGGATAAAGGCACTCAGAATATCCAATTTGTGATAGGTACAGGAAAGAAACTGCAACCTGTCTTATCTGTTCAACAATTGATGGACTGGGGGATCAATACATCTGCTTTTCCTGATTTGGAGCCAGAAGGGCAATTATCTGATTTATCTGATGTTATTCCTTATGCCAGTACATCATTCCAAGTGAGCCAACAAACCCTACTGATCACCGTTCCTCAGGCGGCGATGGCAACGATAGCTGGCGATGCGATTGATTCATCACTTTGGCAGCAAGGGGAATCAGCGTTATGGGCTAGTTATGATTTAAATGGGATCAACACTTGGGGTAAAAACAGTTCTGGTGCGAATAATTTTTATATGAATCTACGTAGTGGTTTGAATTGGGGAAACTGGCGTTTACGAAATTATTCTACCTATTATCGAAATTTTGGCAGAAATAAAAATAGTCGTGATAAATCCCGTTGGGAAAATCTAAGTACATCTTTGCAGCGTGATATTCATGTCCTAAAAAGCCAGCTCGTGGTTGGTGAAACCAATACACAAGGGGATTTGTTTAGCGGATTTGCCTTTCGGGGAATGACCTTGATGTCGGACGATAACATGCTGCCGGATAGTCAACGGGGATTTGCCCCCGTTGTGCGGGGGATCGCAGAAAGTAATGCGCAAATCACTATTCGTCAAAACGGGTACATCATTTATCAGGTTAATGTTCCACCTGGTGCTTTTGTCATTGATGATCTTTATCCAACCTCTTCTGGGGGAAATTTGGATGTTGTGATCCGAGAAGCCGATGGTCGTGAACGCCATTTTGTTCAACCATTTTCATCAATTCCTGTGATGTTGAGGGAAGGGAATTTAAAATACAACTTTACAATGGGGGAATACCGCAATTCGCTTGCAGGTGCCGATCAGCCATTCTTTATGCAGAGCGAAATTTATTACGGCCTGCCATATGCAACAACCTTGTATGGCGGAATGTTATTATCGTCAAAATATCAGGCGTATGCAGTTGGCATAGGTTACAGCCTTGGTTACTGGGGATCACTGGCGTTTGATATCACACAGTCGCAGGTTGATATTATCAATCAAGGTCAACAACGAGGTTGGGGCTATCGGGCGCAATATACTAAAGACTTCGAACAGACTGGCACGAATTTGTCTCTGACCAGTCATTATTACCCTTCACCGCATTTTTACCAATTTCAGGACGTCAATACCAGAGGGGCGTATGATGAGCTGTCACATCAAAATAAACATAAATTTCAGTTCACACTGAGTCAAAGTTTGTCAGATTATGGCAGTCTCTATTTTTCCGGTTATGTGCAGAATGATTGGGAAAGCAGAAATACTACCCGCAGTTTGAATGTCGGGTACAGCGTAAATCATGCCAATATCCATTACACCCTGAATTACACTCAAAATAGGAGTTCAGGGGACACAATGGCAGATAACCAGTTAGCGTTTAATATACAGATCCCGCTAGACCGTTGGCTACCGGATAGCTGGGCAACTTATAGCATCAATCATAATCGCCGTGGCGATATCAACCAATCAATTGGATTGAGTGGCACGGGCTTGGGTAGACTAAATTACTCGCTGCAACAGAATCACAGCAATGATGGTCAGGGTACGAGCAGCGATATCAACCTTAACTATAAAGGTTGTTATGGAGTACTGTCCGGTGGATATCACTACGGTGATGATTCACAGCAGATGAGTTATGGCCTTAGAGGAGGCGTAGTTGCTCATCGTCATGGTTTGACTTTGTCGCAACCGTTGGGGGAGACGATTGTTTTAGTCAAAACGTCTGGGGCTACCGGCGTTAAGGTTACTGGCTATAGCGGTGTTGAAACGGATGGACACGGTTATGCTGTATTACCTTATGTCAGCCCTTATCACCGTAATCGTATCGCTCTGTTGCCGGATTCTTTTGGGGAAGGCGTGGAGATTGGCTCCAATATCCAGACGGTTATTCCAACACAGGGAGCTATGGTTTTGGCTGACTTCCAAACACGGATCGGTCGCAGGGTATTGTTCACCTTGACTTATCAGGGTAACCCTATCCCTTTTGGCGCAATAGCAACTTTGAACGAAGAAAATACATTGCGTTCCCTTACTGCTAATCAAGGCATCGTTGGTAACGGGGGAGAGGTTTATTTCGGTGGTGTGCCAGAACAGGGAGAACTCTTTGTTCAATGGGGAAGTGGGCAGTTTGAACAATGTAAAGCGCGTTTTCTTTTGCCGAAAAGTAAAGCAATGGTGATTTCAACAAACGTTGATTGTCATCCATAA
- a CDS encoding fimbrial biogenesis chaperone: MSKHFWVGLLFFLPVFLTPPAYAGIALSSTRVIYEASQREVAISVINDSKDDVYLIQSWVDIFTPAVGSSGQKAPFLVTPPLFRLDGEQENRLRIILLDNTLLQDRESIFWLNVKAIPALKNDESNRLLISLKNRIKLFYRPEGLTEQLAAKAYQQLIFSRQAGQLVVQNPTPFYVSFYDIKLGKDAIPEAGMVAPFSSRQWSLPVNSGNRIIWRAINDYGGITEPQYQTLSSI, from the coding sequence ATGTCGAAACATTTTTGGGTCGGGCTATTATTTTTTCTGCCTGTTTTCCTTACCCCCCCTGCCTATGCTGGAATAGCACTGAGTAGTACCAGAGTGATCTATGAAGCCTCGCAACGTGAAGTCGCTATTTCTGTCATCAATGATAGCAAAGATGATGTATACCTCATTCAGTCTTGGGTAGATATATTTACTCCAGCGGTTGGATCTTCGGGTCAAAAAGCGCCATTTTTAGTCACACCACCTTTATTTCGTCTGGATGGTGAACAGGAGAATCGTCTGCGAATTATTCTATTGGATAATACATTGCTACAAGATCGTGAATCTATCTTTTGGCTTAACGTTAAGGCTATTCCTGCTTTGAAAAATGATGAATCAAATCGTTTGCTGATCTCGCTGAAAAACCGGATAAAACTCTTTTATCGTCCAGAAGGATTGACAGAGCAACTTGCAGCAAAAGCTTATCAACAACTTATTTTTTCTCGGCAAGCAGGGCAATTGGTGGTGCAAAATCCAACACCTTTTTATGTCTCCTTTTATGACATCAAACTTGGAAAAGATGCAATACCGGAAGCTGGCATGGTGGCACCCTTCAGCAGTCGACAATGGTCGTTACCTGTAAACTCCGGTAATCGCATTATCTGGAGAGCCATTAATGATTATGGTGGTATCACCGAGCCTCAATACCAAACATTATCGTCCATATAA
- a CDS encoding fimbrial protein, whose translation MKLLVKSAIVVAIWSSMIVSAFAINNNGSITFTGKVTKGTCSTAVAGEEGNVMMADVGVGDFTRAGDVNGDTPFKIKLSDCESSGDSSVKIKFTGTQDRDNNKVLENIASGSSAKGVGIGIYKKSGEQIVIGGSPVTVETLTTKDTSKELQFIAKYVATKDKNNITSGQVQARAAFTVEYD comes from the coding sequence ATGAAGTTATTAGTAAAATCAGCTATTGTCGTGGCAATTTGGAGCTCTATGATTGTTTCTGCATTTGCTATTAATAACAATGGCAGTATTACTTTTACCGGTAAAGTGACTAAAGGAACATGTTCTACTGCTGTAGCTGGGGAGGAGGGTAATGTTATGATGGCTGATGTTGGTGTGGGCGATTTTACAAGAGCAGGTGATGTTAACGGTGATACGCCTTTTAAAATTAAGCTGAGTGATTGTGAGTCATCGGGTGATTCTTCAGTAAAGATTAAATTTACTGGTACGCAAGATCGTGATAATAACAAGGTATTAGAAAATATTGCTTCGGGGTCTTCCGCAAAGGGTGTTGGTATTGGTATTTATAAGAAATCAGGGGAGCAAATCGTAATAGGAGGCTCACCTGTGACAGTGGAGACTTTAACTACTAAAGACACTTCTAAAGAATTGCAATTTATTGCTAAATATGTAGCAACAAAAGATAAAAATAATATTACCTCTGGCCAGGTTCAGGCGAGAGCCGCATTCACAGTAGAATACGACTAA
- a CDS encoding glycosyltransferase family 32 protein, whose amino-acid sequence MNIPKKIHYFWAGSEIPEDFLRNIINVKAENPNFEIHLWGPKNDLFFKTIYSLKEIDVDINQLFKTGYHFHDSKDIDKAFFSLNGYMDKEKIRCLHSVYHRQLNGFYHNYASASDIARLVILFAQGGIYLDVDVELASSFPKFLSDDRSHNIDQILERKAIFGNIEISDEIAFGDVSGANWTIENFGNAIVAAPAKSRKIIALLIKMENRLHILHVGVSKGWENWRKDPDSRRSETIWAMGPGLYSDWIDLEERGPSAAKRPRMENENTVIPPAHLRIEKEGEVMFNIVDARAKWGELPARTIIDEKTGREVAIKIYPSESPFNLKSSYKGLLRKK is encoded by the coding sequence ATGAATATTCCTAAAAAAATACATTACTTTTGGGCAGGAAGTGAAATTCCGGAGGATTTTTTAAGAAATATTATTAATGTTAAGGCTGAAAATCCAAATTTTGAGATTCATTTGTGGGGGCCTAAAAATGATTTATTTTTCAAAACGATATATTCTCTAAAAGAAATAGATGTGGATATTAACCAATTATTTAAAACAGGATATCATTTTCATGATTCCAAAGATATAGATAAAGCATTCTTTTCTTTAAATGGTTATATGGATAAAGAAAAAATTAGGTGTTTACATTCGGTGTATCATCGACAACTAAACGGATTTTATCATAATTACGCATCAGCAAGTGATATTGCGCGTTTAGTTATCCTTTTTGCACAAGGGGGAATTTATCTTGATGTTGATGTAGAGCTTGCCAGTTCTTTTCCCAAGTTTTTATCAGATGATAGATCTCATAACATAGATCAAATTTTGGAAAGAAAAGCGATATTTGGAAATATTGAAATCTCGGACGAGATTGCTTTTGGTGATGTCTCAGGAGCTAACTGGACAATAGAGAATTTTGGCAATGCCATTGTTGCTGCTCCTGCTAAATCAAGAAAAATAATAGCGTTATTGATAAAGATGGAAAACAGATTGCATATACTGCATGTAGGAGTATCAAAAGGATGGGAAAATTGGAGAAAAGATCCAGATTCGCGCAGATCTGAAACGATATGGGCGATGGGGCCTGGGCTTTATTCCGATTGGATTGATCTAGAAGAAAGAGGTCCCAGTGCTGCCAAAAGACCTCGTATGGAAAATGAAAATACAGTCATTCCTCCAGCACATTTAAGGATAGAGAAAGAAGGTGAAGTTATGTTTAATATTGTTGATGCAAGGGCAAAATGGGGAGAATTGCCTGCTAGAACTATAATTGATGAGAAAACTGGAAGAGAAGTAGCTATTAAAATTTATCCTTCTGAAAGCCCTTTTAACTTAAAATCGAGTTATAAGGGGCTGCTCCGAAAAAAATAA
- the flhA gene encoding flagellar biosynthesis protein FlhA, producing the protein MANLASLFRLSGNRFPGNMKGSQWQMLAGPVLILMILSMMVLPLPPFLLDLLFTFNIALSIMVLLVAMFTRRTLDFAAFPTILLFSTLLRLSLNVASTRIILMEGHTGSAAAGQVVEAFGHFLVGGNFAIGIVVFVILILINFMVITKGAGRIAEVGARFVLDGMPGKQMAIDADLNAGLIGEDEAKKRRAEVTQEADFYGSMDGASKFVRGDAIAGLMILVINIIGGLIVGVAQHNLSLGDAAEAYTLLTIGDGLVAQLPALIISTAAGVIVTRVATDEDVGQQMVTQLFNNPKVMMLSAGVLGLLGLVPGMPNFVFLLFTAALAGGGYFLLRKDKNPLVMQHEEMKAVEEQQQTAEASWSDVQLEDPLGMEVGYRLIPMVDFRQNGELLGRISGIRKKFAQEVGYLPPVVHIRDNLELAPASYRIMMKGVEIGRGEAHPGRWLAINPGGAIGELQGDLTTDPAFGLAAVWIDDSLKEQAQVQGYTVVAASTVVATHLNHLLSQHSSELFGRQEAQQLFERVSQEMPKLTEDFIPDVVSLTTLHKVLQNLLAEQVPIRDMRTIIETLAEHAPVQKDPYELTAMIRIALGRAIAQQWFPGADEIKVIGLDTGLERLLLQALQNGGGLEPGLAESLERQAAEALERQEMLGAPPVLLVNHALRPLLSRFLRRVLPRLVVLSNLEITDNRQIRMTATIGGAR; encoded by the coding sequence ATGGCTAATCTGGCCTCATTGTTTCGTTTATCGGGAAATCGTTTTCCGGGAAATATGAAAGGCTCCCAGTGGCAAATGCTTGCAGGGCCTGTACTGATCCTCATGATCTTGTCGATGATGGTATTGCCACTGCCACCATTTCTGCTTGATCTGCTATTCACTTTCAACATCGCGCTTTCGATCATGGTTTTGCTGGTGGCAATGTTCACCCGCAGGACACTAGATTTTGCTGCATTTCCGACAATTTTGCTGTTCTCAACCTTATTACGCCTGTCACTTAACGTCGCTTCCACGCGAATTATCCTGATGGAAGGACACACGGGATCTGCCGCAGCAGGGCAAGTTGTGGAAGCTTTTGGCCATTTCCTTGTTGGCGGTAATTTTGCCATTGGTATCGTGGTTTTCGTCATCTTGATCCTGATTAACTTTATGGTCATTACTAAAGGTGCAGGACGTATTGCAGAAGTCGGTGCGCGTTTTGTATTGGATGGAATGCCTGGTAAACAGATGGCGATTGATGCTGATTTGAACGCTGGGTTGATTGGCGAAGATGAAGCTAAAAAGCGTCGTGCAGAGGTTACACAAGAAGCGGATTTCTACGGTTCAATGGACGGTGCGAGTAAATTCGTACGTGGCGATGCGATTGCCGGATTGATGATATTGGTAATTAACATCATTGGTGGCTTAATCGTTGGTGTTGCTCAACACAATTTATCCTTAGGTGATGCAGCGGAAGCCTATACCTTGCTGACCATCGGTGATGGATTGGTTGCCCAGTTGCCGGCATTAATCATCTCCACGGCGGCAGGTGTTATCGTAACTCGCGTAGCGACGGACGAAGATGTTGGCCAGCAAATGGTGACCCAGCTTTTCAACAACCCTAAAGTAATGATGTTGAGTGCGGGTGTCCTTGGTCTGCTTGGATTGGTGCCGGGAATGCCTAATTTCGTCTTTCTGTTATTCACGGCGGCCTTGGCCGGAGGGGGGTATTTTCTATTACGTAAAGACAAAAATCCGTTGGTAATGCAACATGAAGAAATGAAAGCGGTAGAAGAACAACAACAAACTGCTGAAGCTTCATGGTCTGATGTGCAATTGGAAGATCCACTGGGAATGGAAGTGGGCTATCGTTTGATCCCAATGGTGGATTTCCGCCAAAACGGTGAATTGCTTGGCCGTATTAGTGGTATTCGTAAAAAATTTGCGCAAGAAGTGGGATATCTGCCACCGGTCGTGCATATTCGTGACAACCTTGAATTGGCACCAGCCAGCTACCGTATCATGATGAAAGGTGTAGAAATTGGGCGTGGCGAAGCACATCCGGGACGTTGGTTGGCGATTAATCCGGGTGGCGCTATAGGTGAACTGCAAGGTGACTTGACGACAGATCCCGCCTTTGGTCTGGCTGCTGTCTGGATTGATGACAGCCTAAAAGAACAAGCGCAGGTGCAAGGTTATACTGTTGTGGCGGCCAGTACGGTTGTGGCAACTCACCTAAACCATTTGCTATCCCAGCATTCTAGTGAGCTGTTTGGAAGACAGGAAGCGCAACAATTGTTTGAGCGTGTTAGCCAGGAAATGCCGAAACTGACAGAAGATTTCATTCCTGATGTTGTGAGCCTGACAACGTTGCATAAAGTCCTGCAAAACTTACTGGCGGAACAAGTGCCGATCCGCGATATGCGCACTATTATTGAAACACTGGCAGAACATGCTCCGGTACAGAAAGATCCTTATGAATTGACTGCCATGATCCGAATCGCGCTTGGCAGGGCGATAGCCCAGCAATGGTTCCCAGGTGCAGACGAAATCAAAGTTATTGGATTAGATACCGGTTTGGAAAGATTACTGCTGCAAGCACTGCAAAATGGCGGCGGATTGGAACCAGGTTTGGCAGAAAGTTTGGAACGTCAGGCAGCAGAAGCATTGGAGCGTCAAGAAATGCTTGGAGCGCCACCGGTATTATTGGTCAACCATGCACTTCGTCCACTGTTGTCTCGTTTCTTGCGTCGTGTACTGCCTCGGTTGGTTGTGCTGTCCAACCTCGAAATCACTGACAATCGTCAAATCAGAATGACGGCAACGATTGGTGGTGCGAGGTAA
- the flhB gene encoding flagellar biosynthesis protein FlhB — protein sequence MAEDSDLEKTEEPTPHKREKARKEGQIARSKELTSILMLAGGVSLLWMSGQSMTHELSLMVFEGFNFDHSMVSNDKQMVQQVGRLLKQAVWALLPVFIGLVLIALSAPALMGGLLFSSKSIKFDLTKLNPISGLKKIFSMNALAELFKAILKASLVGGGAALFIWLNWPTMLNLTAQHPLIALSDAMMMLIFASYIVLFMLIPMVAFDVFYQIRSHLKKLRMTRQEIKDEFKEQEGDPHVKARIRQQQRAAARKRMMADVPKADVIVTNPTHYAVALQYDSKKMSAPKVLAKGAGLIALRIKEMGVENRIPLLEAPPLARALFRHAEVGGVIPAALYAAVAEVLAWVYQLKRWKQEGGLKPKKPENLPVPPALDFAGENNRHG from the coding sequence GTGGCTGAAGATAGCGATCTCGAAAAAACCGAAGAACCCACACCCCATAAACGGGAAAAAGCGCGCAAAGAGGGTCAAATTGCACGTTCTAAGGAACTCACTTCAATCCTGATGTTGGCAGGAGGGGTAAGCTTGCTTTGGATGAGTGGACAATCGATGACCCATGAACTTTCCTTGATGGTATTTGAAGGATTCAACTTCGACCATAGCATGGTCAGTAACGACAAACAGATGGTGCAACAAGTTGGTCGGTTACTGAAACAAGCGGTTTGGGCATTGCTGCCCGTTTTTATCGGATTGGTATTGATTGCCCTCAGTGCACCAGCATTGATGGGGGGGCTGCTATTCAGTTCAAAATCCATCAAATTTGATTTGACTAAGCTAAATCCCATCTCTGGTTTGAAGAAGATCTTCTCCATGAATGCGCTGGCGGAATTATTTAAAGCCATCTTGAAGGCATCGCTGGTGGGAGGTGGTGCGGCCTTGTTTATCTGGCTTAATTGGCCAACTATGCTCAATCTGACTGCTCAGCACCCGCTGATAGCCTTGAGCGATGCCATGATGATGCTAATTTTTGCCAGTTATATTGTCTTATTTATGTTGATACCCATGGTGGCGTTTGATGTGTTTTATCAGATCCGCAGCCACTTGAAAAAATTGAGAATGACCCGTCAGGAGATCAAGGATGAATTTAAGGAGCAAGAAGGGGACCCACATGTAAAGGCAAGAATTCGTCAACAGCAGCGAGCGGCTGCGCGTAAGCGCATGATGGCAGACGTACCGAAAGCGGATGTTATTGTCACCAACCCGACTCATTACGCCGTTGCCTTGCAGTATGACAGCAAAAAAATGAGCGCCCCCAAAGTATTGGCAAAAGGGGCGGGTCTCATTGCCTTGCGCATTAAAGAAATGGGTGTGGAAAATCGTATTCCATTACTGGAAGCTCCCCCCTTGGCACGGGCGTTGTTTCGCCATGCTGAGGTAGGTGGGGTTATTCCTGCGGCGCTCTATGCTGCCGTCGCAGAAGTGCTTGCCTGGGTTTACCAATTGAAACGTTGGAAACAGGAAGGTGGCCTGAAACCGAAAAAACCTGAAAATCTGCCAGTGCCACCAGCACTGGATTTTGCTGGAGAAAATAATCGTCATGGCTAA
- a CDS encoding alanine/glycine:cation symporter family protein, whose amino-acid sequence MELITQWLAALNGIVWGVPMLIGLLGIGIFMQIRLSFLPIRKLGTGFKLLFQKNEQRGEGQISPFNALMTALSATIGTGNIAGVATAIVMGGPGAMFWMWMTALVGMATKYSEAVLAVRFRETDKNGNYVGGPMYYIKNGLGKKWVWLGTLFAFFGSIAGFGIGNTVQANSVADVLQSNFGIEKTITAGILVVLVGAVLIGGIKRISDVAGKLVPIMTVGYFGAGVIVLALNFTAIPDALTLIVKSAFTPVAAQGGFAGAAVWAAIRFGIARGVFSNEAGMGSAPIAHAVAKTQNPIRQGLIAMLGTFIDTIIVCSVTGLTIIITGGWLTGQTGATLTAASFSAVLPGGNYIVAIALAIFAFTTILGWSFYGEKCVQYLLGPKAIVPFRIAWIIALPIGATQSLTFVWLLADTLNAMMAIPNLIAIAFLSPVVYRLTKDHIRDVNADSLDIKTPVKTD is encoded by the coding sequence GGGATAGTATGGGGTGTTCCCATGCTAATTGGGCTTTTGGGTATTGGTATTTTCATGCAAATCCGCTTGTCCTTCTTACCAATCCGTAAATTAGGCACGGGGTTCAAATTACTCTTTCAAAAAAATGAACAACGGGGTGAAGGCCAGATTTCACCTTTTAACGCACTAATGACCGCATTGTCAGCAACAATCGGGACTGGAAATATTGCAGGAGTGGCGACAGCCATTGTGATGGGTGGGCCAGGAGCTATGTTCTGGATGTGGATGACCGCATTAGTGGGCATGGCGACGAAATATTCGGAAGCGGTACTGGCGGTACGTTTCCGTGAAACCGATAAAAACGGTAATTACGTTGGCGGTCCGATGTATTACATCAAAAATGGCTTGGGAAAAAAATGGGTTTGGCTGGGAACACTCTTTGCTTTCTTTGGCAGTATTGCGGGTTTTGGTATCGGCAATACAGTACAAGCCAACTCCGTCGCTGACGTATTGCAAAGTAATTTTGGTATTGAAAAAACCATAACGGCCGGAATCTTGGTCGTTCTGGTTGGTGCCGTGTTAATTGGCGGTATTAAGCGTATTTCTGATGTTGCTGGTAAGTTAGTGCCTATTATGACGGTCGGTTACTTTGGCGCGGGAGTTATCGTTTTGGCACTTAATTTTACAGCTATTCCCGATGCACTTACTTTAATTGTCAAATCAGCTTTCACACCTGTTGCGGCACAAGGGGGATTTGCTGGTGCAGCCGTTTGGGCGGCAATCCGTTTTGGTATTGCCCGTGGTGTATTCTCTAACGAAGCGGGGATGGGAAGTGCGCCTATTGCTCATGCAGTGGCAAAAACGCAAAACCCTATTCGTCAGGGGTTGATTGCTATGTTGGGAACCTTTATTGATACGATCATCGTCTGTTCCGTGACGGGTTTGACCATTATTATTACTGGTGGCTGGTTGACTGGTCAAACAGGTGCAACATTGACCGCAGCTTCCTTCTCAGCGGTGCTTCCAGGAGGTAACTATATCGTTGCTATTGCCCTGGCTATTTTCGCCTTTACAACCATCTTGGGATGGAGTTTTTATGGTGAGAAATGTGTCCAATATTTATTGGGGCCAAAAGCCATAGTCCCTTTCCGTATCGCTTGGATTATCGCCTTGCCGATTGGGGCGACTCAGTCGTTAACCTTTGTCTGGTTGCTGGCGGATACCCTTAATGCCATGATGGCGATCCCTAATCTGATAGCAATTGCCTTTCTCAGTCCGGTTGTTTATCGCCTGACGAAAGATCATATTCGTGACGTTAATGCCGATAGCCTTGACATTAAGACGCCAGTTAAAACGGATTGA